From a region of the Coffea arabica cultivar ET-39 chromosome 3e, Coffea Arabica ET-39 HiFi, whole genome shotgun sequence genome:
- the LOC140038771 gene encoding DNA-directed RNA polymerase V subunit 7-like, which produces MLCEVECVFKVLFPVNSLNKSGLVAKSQIAARLLYQLSNIRVTEECGYFLAVTELRSIGRGVPDESSTYVLFPVTFCCRTFLPKRGEVMIGTVYYIHERGVFLKCGPMNFIYLSRLKMPNYNFIDGVNPFFLSNDLSRIEKDCVIRFMVFAVRWNNRDRARHFHILATIDDASLGPVQLAGSEGLDL; this is translated from the coding sequence ATGCTGTGCGAAGTGGAATGTGTTTTTAAGGTGCTCTTTCCTGTCAACAGCCTAAATAAAAGTGGGCTTGTTGCAAAAAGCCAGATTGCAGCACGCCTTTTGTATCAACTGTCAAATATCAGGGTCACAGAAGAATGTGGTTACTTTCTTGCAGTGACTGAACTGAGGAGCATAGGCAGAGGAGTTCCAGATGAATCTTCAACATATGTTCTCTTTCCAGTGACCTTTTGTTGCCGCACCTTCTTACCCAAGAGAGGTGAAGTAATGATTGGCACTGTTTATTATATACATGAACGTGGAGTCTTTCTCAAATGTGGACCTATGAATTTTATTTACCTCTCGCGTCTAAAGATGCCAAACTATAATTTCATTGATGGGGTTAATCCATTCTTCTTGAGCAATGACCTTTCCCGAATTGAGAAGGATTGCGTCATCCGTTTTATGGTTTTTGCTGTTCGATGGAATAATCGGGACAGGGCTAGGCATTTCCATATTCTTGCTACAATTGATGATGCTTCTCTTGGACCAGTTCAATTGGCAGGATCTGAAGGAttggacttgtaa